From the genome of Lentilactobacillus buchneri, one region includes:
- a CDS encoding phage neck terminator protein: MTSISQYKSGKKLLIHCLGEIVKQSTGQLFYAQELTTDRPQYPFFTFVTVAGDHEELADFPDHRNYQIILQLDAHSNDYWQADDLASQLFEALRDPSYKRFLKQCSMTIQTTGDVMSHNAVIGSNYDYAVGFDATFAVISGLTFEDTDLDFTYSPHTTIDSTDISDGNNDSKISIKK, from the coding sequence ATGACCTCAATCAGTCAATATAAATCGGGGAAGAAACTATTAATTCACTGCCTTGGTGAGATTGTCAAACAATCGACCGGGCAGCTTTTTTATGCCCAGGAATTGACCACTGATCGACCTCAGTACCCGTTTTTCACGTTTGTGACGGTAGCTGGCGATCATGAAGAACTAGCTGATTTCCCAGATCATCGAAATTATCAGATTATCCTACAGCTTGACGCTCATTCAAACGACTATTGGCAGGCGGATGATTTGGCGAGTCAGCTTTTCGAAGCCTTACGAGATCCAAGTTACAAGCGGTTCCTAAAGCAGTGTTCAATGACGATCCAAACAACCGGTGATGTTATGTCGCATAATGCCGTCATTGGCAGTAACTACGACTATGCCGTGGGATTTGATGCGACGTTTGCTGTTATTTCTGGGCTGACGTTTGAGGATACTGATCTGGACTTCACTTACTCACCACACACAACAATCGATAGTACTGATATTTCTGATGGTAATAATGATTCGAAAATTTCAATTAAAAAATAG
- a CDS encoding DUF4054 domain-containing protein, with amino-acid sequence MAASQVLTTIDQVKATAPDLVEDVPDATLTQLMGDAHVEVLGDGFPAHIIVGDEDIGQAIREQAERYLTLHLLTMDDESGRGIQSEQVDVLKTTYFSKNMQNTKWINSSIWGRMYWKLWKQYGKGDNFNFIVVQH; translated from the coding sequence ATGGCCGCTTCACAAGTTTTAACCACTATCGATCAGGTCAAGGCGACAGCTCCGGACTTAGTTGAAGATGTTCCGGATGCAACGCTCACTCAGCTGATGGGTGATGCCCATGTCGAAGTGCTTGGCGATGGCTTTCCCGCTCATATCATTGTAGGGGATGAAGACATTGGACAAGCAATTCGAGAGCAAGCCGAGCGCTACTTGACGTTGCATCTACTGACGATGGACGATGAATCTGGTCGCGGGATTCAATCTGAGCAAGTTGATGTGTTGAAAACCACTTACTTTTCCAAAAATATGCAGAACACTAAATGGATCAATAGTTCTATCTGGGGCCGCATGTATTGGAAATTGTGGAAGCAGTACGGGAAGGGTGATAATTTCAACTTTATCGTGGTGCAACATTGA
- a CDS encoding encapsulin: MAQTAIISRRALENLDKTVYTPRKEILKARSLFGSHKVAPGTKMYTYQTMTARGAARVLANRGTDIPLVDADMQEASQKIITFALGANYSLDEVQQANLAGVNLDATQAAAINQGMADFEDKLVFNGNDDAGIPGMINFPGIQNFKLNTAFSDGKGNTNDPKVLLNELKDAKQQITQLTGYADVKPVLALPQAAYDALDVPYNDYQPTTLIQLLQSRGWFSQITVVNELSGADSKKDMAMIFDNSSVTAEILDAQPLTRQQTEYRNMTYTIPYSEQCGGLICRVPEAFVKVTGI, translated from the coding sequence ATGGCACAAACAGCTATTATTAGCCGACGTGCGCTAGAGAATCTTGATAAGACGGTCTACACACCGCGTAAAGAGATTCTTAAAGCCCGTTCGCTATTTGGATCACACAAAGTTGCACCTGGTACCAAAATGTATACTTATCAAACCATGACCGCTCGAGGTGCTGCCCGTGTCTTGGCTAACCGTGGGACTGATATTCCATTGGTAGATGCTGACATGCAAGAAGCATCTCAAAAAATTATCACCTTTGCTTTGGGTGCTAATTACTCACTAGACGAAGTTCAACAGGCTAATTTGGCTGGTGTGAATTTAGATGCTACTCAAGCAGCTGCCATCAATCAAGGAATGGCTGACTTTGAAGATAAGTTAGTTTTCAACGGAAATGATGATGCAGGTATTCCAGGAATGATTAATTTTCCAGGGATTCAAAACTTCAAGCTGAATACAGCATTTAGTGACGGTAAGGGCAACACCAATGACCCTAAAGTCTTACTGAATGAGCTAAAAGATGCTAAACAACAGATCACCCAGCTGACTGGCTACGCAGACGTTAAGCCTGTTTTGGCACTCCCACAGGCCGCTTACGATGCTCTGGATGTTCCATACAATGACTATCAACCAACTACTCTGATTCAATTGCTGCAATCACGGGGATGGTTCTCACAAATCACCGTGGTTAATGAGTTATCTGGGGCTGACAGCAAGAAAGATATGGCAATGATCTTTGACAATTCGTCAGTGACCGCTGAAATTCTTGATGCTCAACCTTTAACCCGTCAACAGACTGAATATCGAAACATGACTTATACCATTCCATACTCAGAACAATGTGGTGGTTTAATTTGCCGTGTTCCAGAAGCATTTGTTAAGGTAACTGGCATCTAA
- a CDS encoding Ig-like domain-containing protein: MADNFSVEDKDKNSLAKDVPSPVTISQLTPNTIYSGWLATKNDGDATLAIPDQTTLPSKPSMTLTPGAKQFTANVKLATGDGSAPITKAVISYKNGDNDAKTKEFDKPMDLSSLVVDGLADGTDYDATVVVSNASGDSGASDSVSVTTDSAKIAVTGVKFVGESTNINVGETKNIIATVSPDDATNKALKYSSSDTTVATIDADSGSAKGVKAGSVTITATSVDDTSKKATVTLNVQTPTVNVTGITADKSLTVQVGKTAKINAVIAPDNATNKGVIYKSADPTLATVDADGTVHGIKATDPGKTVQITATSYADGSKTATTAVTVTTAS; encoded by the coding sequence ATGGCAGATAATTTTTCTGTTGAAGATAAAGATAAGAATTCACTCGCTAAAGATGTGCCATCACCTGTGACGATCAGTCAACTGACACCGAACACCATCTATTCTGGCTGGTTAGCAACCAAGAATGATGGCGATGCCACTTTAGCCATTCCAGATCAAACAACTTTGCCGAGCAAACCATCTATGACACTGACACCAGGAGCGAAACAGTTCACTGCCAATGTCAAGTTAGCCACGGGTGATGGCTCAGCACCCATCACAAAAGCAGTTATCTCGTATAAAAATGGCGATAACGATGCGAAAACCAAAGAATTCGACAAACCAATGGATCTTAGTAGCTTAGTTGTGGACGGTCTGGCAGATGGGACTGATTACGACGCAACTGTTGTGGTTAGCAATGCAAGTGGCGACAGTGGCGCATCTGATTCAGTTAGTGTAACGACCGATTCAGCAAAGATTGCGGTTACTGGTGTAAAATTTGTCGGTGAATCAACTAATATTAATGTTGGCGAAACTAAGAATATTATTGCTACAGTTAGTCCTGACGATGCCACCAATAAGGCTTTGAAGTATTCTTCAAGCGATACGACAGTTGCAACTATTGATGCTGATTCTGGTAGTGCCAAAGGTGTAAAAGCGGGATCGGTTACGATTACAGCTACTTCTGTGGATGACACATCTAAGAAAGCAACGGTTACTTTAAACGTACAAACGCCAACGGTGAATGTAACCGGCATTACTGCCGACAAGAGCTTGACGGTTCAAGTTGGTAAGACCGCTAAGATCAATGCAGTAATTGCTCCGGATAACGCTACTAACAAAGGCGTTATTTATAAATCAGCTGATCCAACCTTGGCAACTGTTGATGCTGATGGAACTGTTCATGGTATTAAAGCTACTGATCCGGGCAAAACTGTCCAGATAACAGCAACATCGTATGCTGACGGTTCAAAGACTGCTACAACGGCAGTTACAGTTACCACTGCATCATAA
- a CDS encoding structural cement protein Gp24 codes for MTIPISGMYQQGSLGAGKAATTQTQTVNTETAGAPISYGQAVALQAGKVVPANAAPIYGIALARGYVDSEHFTDTQDDTWKVGEALGILREGTIAVPLSADVNKNEAATVDADGKFKPAGDSDAVVGLFTTTGNSGDTAFLQTSLGYTSATKDQASIGK; via the coding sequence ATGACAATTCCAATTTCAGGGATGTATCAACAAGGCTCTTTGGGCGCTGGCAAAGCTGCCACCACTCAAACACAAACTGTTAATACTGAAACTGCTGGTGCACCAATTAGTTATGGCCAAGCCGTGGCGTTGCAAGCTGGCAAAGTAGTACCTGCAAATGCTGCTCCTATTTATGGTATTGCATTGGCTCGTGGGTACGTTGATTCAGAACATTTTACCGATACTCAAGATGACACTTGGAAAGTTGGTGAAGCTCTTGGCATTCTACGTGAAGGAACGATTGCTGTTCCACTTTCAGCTGATGTCAACAAGAATGAAGCTGCCACCGTAGATGCTGACGGTAAGTTCAAGCCGGCTGGTGACTCAGATGCTGTTGTTGGTCTCTTTACTACTACAGGCAATTCGGGTGATACAGCATTCTTGCAAACTAGCCTTGGTTATACTTCTGCAACTAAGGATCAGGCGAGTATTGGCAAATGA